The following proteins are co-located in the Microbacterium sp. SORGH_AS_0888 genome:
- a CDS encoding thiolase family protein — protein MRDAVIVDAVRTAVGKGKPGGALSGIHPTDLLALTLEALVSRSGLDPAVVDDVIAGCVSQVGEQSTNIARQALLGAGFPEHVPGTTIDRQCGSSQQAAAFAAQAVMSGFQDVVIACGVESMSRVPLGAAARGQDASGTKARARYPEGLVHQGVSAELIAARWGFSRAQLDDYSAQSHQRAAQAIAEGSFDAELIPIEVTDAAGTVRVHRIDETVRAATTARALAELPVSFRDERYERRFPQIDWKITPGNSSPLSDGASAALITSSETAERLGLRPRARFVSFQAVGDDPLLMLTGPLPATAKVLDRSGLSIGDIDVFEVNEAFAPVPLAWLAETGADPARLNPLGGAIALGHALGSSGTRLLATLVNRLEATGGRYGLQTMCEGGGMANATVIERI, from the coding sequence GTGAGGGATGCCGTCATCGTCGACGCCGTGCGCACCGCCGTCGGCAAGGGGAAGCCCGGCGGCGCACTGTCCGGCATCCATCCGACCGACCTGCTCGCCCTGACGCTCGAGGCCCTCGTCTCCCGCTCCGGGCTGGATCCGGCCGTCGTCGATGACGTGATCGCCGGCTGCGTGAGCCAGGTCGGCGAGCAGTCGACCAACATCGCCCGCCAGGCGCTGCTCGGCGCCGGGTTCCCCGAGCACGTGCCCGGCACGACGATCGACAGACAGTGCGGGTCGAGCCAGCAGGCGGCCGCGTTCGCCGCTCAGGCGGTCATGTCGGGCTTCCAGGATGTCGTCATCGCCTGCGGCGTCGAGTCGATGAGCCGCGTGCCGCTCGGAGCGGCCGCCCGCGGTCAGGACGCCTCGGGGACGAAGGCGCGAGCCCGCTACCCCGAGGGCCTCGTGCACCAGGGCGTCTCGGCCGAGCTCATCGCCGCCCGCTGGGGCTTCTCACGCGCCCAGCTCGACGACTACTCGGCGCAGTCGCATCAGCGCGCGGCGCAGGCGATCGCCGAGGGCTCGTTCGACGCCGAGCTGATCCCGATCGAGGTGACGGATGCCGCCGGCACCGTCCGCGTCCACCGGATCGATGAGACGGTACGCGCGGCGACCACGGCGCGGGCGCTGGCCGAGCTGCCGGTGTCGTTCCGCGACGAGCGGTACGAGCGACGCTTCCCGCAGATCGACTGGAAGATCACGCCCGGCAACTCGTCCCCGCTCAGCGACGGGGCCTCGGCGGCGCTGATCACGTCCTCCGAGACGGCCGAACGCCTCGGGCTCCGCCCCCGCGCCCGCTTCGTCTCCTTCCAGGCCGTCGGCGACGACCCGCTCCTGATGCTGACCGGCCCCCTCCCCGCGACCGCGAAGGTGCTCGACCGCTCCGGCCTGTCGATCGGCGACATCGACGTCTTCGAGGTCAACGAGGCGTTCGCCCCCGTGCCGCTGGCGTGGCTCGCCGAGACGGGTGCCGACCCCGCCCGCCTCAACCCGCTCGGCGGCGCGATCGCGCTCGGCCACGCCCTCGGCTCCTCGGGAACCCGGCTGCTCGCGACGCTCGTCAACCGGCTGGAGGCCACCGGCGGTCGCTACGGGCTGCAGACCATGTGCGAGGGCGGAGGGATGGCGAACGCCACCGTCATCGAGAGGATCTGA
- a CDS encoding Lrp/AsnC family transcriptional regulator, whose translation MPKATEGADPRRLALDDISKAIIEQLQEDGRRPYGEIARAVGLSEAATRQRVQKLIDQGVMQIVAVTDPMQLGFSREAMIGVRVSGDTRQIAERLSTAPGVTYVVSTAGSFDLLIEVVCENDDDLIDLLNDHIRILPEVVSTETFVYLKLHRQLYNWGTR comes from the coding sequence ATGCCCAAGGCAACGGAAGGCGCCGACCCGCGCCGACTCGCTCTCGACGACATCTCGAAGGCGATCATCGAGCAGCTGCAGGAGGACGGGCGTCGCCCCTACGGCGAGATCGCTCGAGCGGTCGGGCTCAGCGAGGCCGCCACCCGGCAACGCGTGCAGAAGCTCATCGACCAGGGCGTGATGCAGATCGTCGCGGTCACCGACCCGATGCAGCTGGGCTTCTCCCGCGAGGCCATGATCGGCGTCCGCGTCTCCGGGGACACGCGGCAGATCGCGGAGCGGCTCTCGACCGCGCCCGGCGTCACCTACGTCGTGTCGACCGCGGGCTCGTTCGACCTGCTCATCGAGGTGGTGTGCGAGAACGACGACGACCTGATCGACCTGCTCAACGACCACATCCGGATCCTCCCCGAGGTCGTCTCCACCGAGACCTTCGTCTATCTCAAGCTCCACCGTCAGCTCTACAACTGGGGGACACGATGA
- a CDS encoding aspartate aminotransferase family protein, protein MTIDDSALQAKARDHLWMHFARQSVMTQGPGVPIIVKGEGHHIWDSQGKRYIDGLAGLFVVNAGHGRRRIAQAAARQAEELAFFPLWSYAHPSGIEAADRIANLAPGDLNHVFFSTGGGEAVETAFKLAKHFWKLQGKPAKHKVISRAIAYHGTTQGALAITGLPVMKHMFEPVTPGGFRVPNTNYYRAEESGFGGGTPEEFGLWAADRIEQMIQFEGPETVAAVFLEPVQNAGGCFPAPAGYFQRVREICDRYDVLLVSDEVICAFGRLGHYFGAQAYDYQPDMITFAKAVTSGYSPLGGTIVSDRVYEPFAHGDLSFPHGYTFGGHPVSAAVALENLDVFEEERLLENVRENSPVFRATLEKLLDLPIVGDVRGDGYFFGIELVKDKATKETFDDDESERLLRGFLSKALFDAGLYCRADDRGDPVIQLAPPLTIGPTEFGEIEQILRSVLTEAGARL, encoded by the coding sequence ATGACCATCGATGACAGCGCACTGCAGGCCAAGGCCCGCGACCACCTCTGGATGCACTTCGCCCGACAGTCCGTCATGACGCAGGGCCCCGGCGTTCCCATCATCGTGAAGGGCGAGGGCCACCACATCTGGGACTCGCAGGGCAAGCGATACATCGACGGCCTCGCGGGCCTCTTCGTCGTCAACGCGGGTCACGGTCGTCGGCGGATCGCGCAGGCGGCCGCGAGGCAGGCGGAGGAGCTCGCCTTCTTCCCGCTGTGGTCGTACGCGCACCCCTCGGGCATCGAGGCGGCCGACCGCATCGCGAACCTCGCCCCCGGAGACCTCAACCACGTCTTCTTCTCGACGGGCGGCGGCGAAGCCGTCGAGACCGCGTTCAAGCTCGCGAAGCACTTCTGGAAGCTGCAGGGCAAGCCCGCCAAGCACAAGGTCATCTCGCGCGCGATCGCGTACCACGGGACGACCCAGGGCGCCCTGGCGATCACGGGCCTGCCGGTCATGAAGCACATGTTCGAGCCCGTCACACCGGGCGGCTTCCGCGTTCCCAACACGAACTACTACCGGGCCGAGGAATCCGGCTTCGGCGGCGGGACGCCCGAGGAGTTCGGGCTGTGGGCCGCCGACCGCATCGAGCAGATGATCCAGTTCGAGGGCCCCGAGACGGTCGCCGCGGTGTTCCTGGAGCCCGTGCAGAACGCCGGCGGATGCTTCCCCGCACCCGCCGGGTATTTCCAGCGGGTGCGGGAGATCTGCGACCGCTACGACGTCCTCCTCGTCTCCGACGAGGTGATCTGCGCGTTCGGCCGCCTCGGGCACTACTTCGGGGCGCAGGCGTACGACTATCAGCCCGACATGATCACCTTCGCCAAGGCCGTCACGAGCGGCTACTCCCCGCTCGGCGGCACGATCGTCAGCGACCGGGTCTATGAGCCCTTCGCGCACGGCGACCTGTCGTTCCCCCACGGATACACCTTCGGCGGGCACCCCGTCTCCGCCGCCGTGGCGCTGGAGAACCTCGACGTCTTCGAGGAGGAGCGGCTGCTGGAGAACGTCCGCGAGAACTCGCCCGTGTTCCGCGCGACGCTCGAGAAGCTCCTGGACCTCCCGATCGTCGGCGACGTGCGCGGCGACGGCTACTTCTTCGGCATCGAGCTGGTCAAGGACAAGGCCACGAAGGAGACGTTCGACGACGACGAGTCCGAGCGTCTGCTGCGGGGCTTCCTCTCGAAGGCGCTCTTCGACGCCGGGCTCTACTGCCGCGCCGACGACCGCGGCGACCCCGTCATCCAGCTCGCCCCGCCCCTCACGATCGGCCCGACCGAGTTCGGAGAGATCGAACAGATCCTGCGCTCCGTGCTCACAGAAGCCGGCGCGCGCCTCTAG
- a CDS encoding APC family permease, with protein MGLWSIVGLGLGYMTPTVVFDTFGNVAAETNNVVPAAYLVALVVMGFTAISYGKMVGVIPSAGSAYTYVRESMHPSLGFLVGWTSLIDYLLLPMVNVLILRSYMEALFPDVPGWVWVVVITGAVTTIVYLTMRGTSNVNMILLLFSIVVMAVFVVLVIVQLLQGAGSGTVVSVAPFAHADVSFQAVLAGATIVCFSFIGFDAVTMYAEEAKTPRTMPRAILLTVLAGGLIFIVAAYFTQLRFPSVDAFPQEAIEDSTLPEIGSQVGGLVLQSVLTAAGFAATLASLFASHASVARMLLVMGRNGVLPRRLFGYISPRTHTPAFTVVLVGVISLLAIAFTLDQIVDYINYGALIAFSFVNLSVIAWFAIRKGRRRTVRDILSYIVLPVIGVGLTGLLWVNLDDHALVVGLIWTGIGLVYLLILTRGFRRPVVSFDEKQPVTGFTKIVEPGPRSQI; from the coding sequence CTGGGACTCTGGTCGATCGTCGGACTCGGCCTCGGCTACATGACGCCCACCGTCGTCTTCGACACCTTCGGGAACGTCGCCGCCGAGACGAACAACGTCGTCCCGGCGGCGTACCTCGTGGCCCTCGTCGTCATGGGCTTCACGGCCATCAGCTACGGCAAGATGGTCGGCGTCATCCCGAGCGCCGGCTCCGCGTACACATATGTGCGGGAGTCGATGCACCCCAGCCTCGGGTTCCTGGTCGGCTGGACCTCGCTCATCGACTACCTGCTGCTCCCGATGGTCAACGTGCTGATCCTGCGCAGCTACATGGAGGCGCTCTTCCCCGACGTCCCGGGCTGGGTGTGGGTCGTGGTGATCACGGGCGCAGTCACGACGATCGTCTACCTCACGATGCGCGGCACGTCGAACGTGAACATGATCCTGCTGCTGTTCTCGATCGTCGTGATGGCGGTGTTCGTCGTGCTCGTCATCGTGCAGCTCCTGCAGGGAGCGGGATCGGGCACCGTCGTCTCGGTGGCCCCCTTCGCGCACGCCGATGTCAGCTTCCAGGCGGTGCTGGCGGGCGCCACCATCGTGTGCTTCTCCTTCATCGGCTTCGACGCCGTGACGATGTACGCCGAGGAGGCGAAGACCCCGCGGACGATGCCACGCGCGATCCTGCTGACCGTGCTCGCGGGCGGGTTGATCTTCATCGTCGCGGCCTACTTCACGCAGCTGCGCTTCCCCTCCGTCGACGCCTTCCCGCAGGAGGCGATCGAGGACTCGACGCTGCCGGAGATCGGATCACAGGTCGGCGGTCTCGTGCTCCAGTCGGTCCTCACGGCGGCCGGTTTCGCCGCGACGCTGGCGTCCCTGTTCGCCTCCCACGCCTCGGTCGCGCGGATGCTGCTGGTCATGGGCCGCAACGGCGTTCTGCCGCGCCGGCTCTTCGGCTACATCAGCCCGCGCACCCACACCCCGGCCTTCACGGTCGTCCTGGTGGGCGTGATCAGCCTGCTCGCGATCGCCTTCACGCTCGACCAGATCGTGGACTACATCAACTACGGCGCGCTCATCGCGTTCTCGTTCGTGAACCTCTCGGTCATCGCGTGGTTCGCGATCCGGAAGGGCCGCCGACGCACGGTGCGCGACATCCTGAGCTACATCGTCCTGCCGGTGATCGGCGTGGGGCTCACGGGCCTGCTGTGGGTGAACCTCGACGACCACGCGCTCGTCGTGGGGCTCATCTGGACCGGGATCGGCCTCGTCTACCTGCTGATCCTCACCCGCGGCTTCCGCCGACCGGTCGTCTCGTTCGACGAGAAGCAGCCCGTCACCGGGTTCACCAAGATCGTCGAACCCGGCCCCCGCTCCCAGATCTGA
- a CDS encoding NUDIX domain-containing protein: MVVTSSGLLLHRAGGREVLIAHMGGPFWARKDVGAWSIPKGEYDPAEETAEQAAVREFREELGVDPPSSGLRPLGVFRYASGKRLSVFAVEASDWRHPPFAFGSFELEWPPGSGVRRRFPEVDRAEWMSVAAAGPLLVAAQRPALEALAAT; this comes from the coding sequence ATGGTCGTGACCAGCTCCGGGCTGCTGCTCCACCGCGCGGGCGGCCGCGAGGTCCTGATCGCGCACATGGGCGGGCCCTTCTGGGCGCGCAAGGACGTGGGGGCATGGTCCATCCCGAAGGGCGAGTACGACCCTGCCGAGGAGACCGCCGAGCAGGCGGCGGTCCGCGAGTTCCGAGAGGAGCTCGGGGTCGACCCGCCGTCGTCCGGGCTGCGACCCCTCGGCGTCTTCCGCTACGCGAGCGGCAAGAGGCTGTCGGTGTTCGCCGTCGAGGCGAGCGACTGGCGGCATCCGCCCTTCGCGTTCGGCTCGTTCGAGCTGGAGTGGCCGCCCGGCTCGGGTGTCCGCCGCCGGTTCCCCGAGGTCGACCGCGCCGAGTGGATGTCGGTCGCGGCGGCCGGACCGCTCCTCGTCGCCGCACAGCGCCCCGCGCTGGAGGCGCTGGCGGCGACGTGA
- a CDS encoding aldo/keto reductase family protein, giving the protein MVSYRYLGNSGFKVSEITYGNWITHASQVGNEQAIATVRRALDLGITSFDTADTYANTAAEEVLRDALKGQRRESLEIFTKVYFPIGPKGPNDTGLSRKHVMDGIHGSLRRLGTDYVDLFQAHRYDYETPLEETMQAFADIVRQGKALYIGVSEWTAEQLRAGHALARELRFPLVSNQPQYSMLYRVIEGKVVPTSEELGISQIVWSPMAQGVLSGKYKPGQPVPAGSRATDEKSGADFIKRLLREEVLEAVQRLVPVAEQAGLTMPQLAIAWVLQNPNVSAALVGASRPEQLDDTVKASGVTLDADTLAAIDEALLPVAETDPEKTYESSPRHRLTD; this is encoded by the coding sequence ATGGTCAGCTATCGATACCTTGGCAACAGCGGTTTCAAAGTCTCCGAGATCACCTACGGCAACTGGATCACGCATGCCTCCCAGGTCGGCAACGAGCAGGCGATCGCGACGGTGCGCCGCGCCCTCGACCTGGGCATCACGAGTTTCGACACCGCCGACACCTACGCGAACACGGCGGCGGAGGAGGTCCTCCGCGATGCGCTGAAGGGTCAGCGGCGTGAGTCGCTGGAGATCTTCACGAAGGTGTACTTCCCGATCGGACCCAAGGGACCCAATGACACGGGGCTCTCCCGCAAGCATGTGATGGACGGCATCCACGGGTCGCTGCGCCGGCTCGGCACCGACTACGTGGACCTGTTCCAGGCACACCGGTATGACTACGAGACGCCGTTGGAGGAGACGATGCAGGCCTTCGCCGACATCGTCCGGCAGGGCAAGGCCCTCTACATCGGGGTCAGCGAGTGGACCGCGGAGCAGCTGCGCGCCGGCCACGCCCTGGCCCGCGAGCTCCGCTTCCCGCTCGTCTCCAACCAGCCCCAGTACTCGATGCTGTACCGCGTGATCGAAGGCAAGGTCGTGCCGACCAGCGAAGAGCTCGGCATCTCGCAGATCGTGTGGTCGCCCATGGCGCAGGGCGTGCTCAGCGGCAAGTACAAGCCGGGGCAGCCGGTCCCGGCGGGCTCGCGGGCGACCGATGAGAAGAGCGGGGCGGACTTCATCAAGCGGCTGCTGCGCGAGGAGGTGCTCGAGGCCGTGCAGCGCCTCGTTCCCGTCGCCGAGCAGGCCGGGCTCACGATGCCCCAGCTCGCCATCGCCTGGGTGCTGCAGAACCCCAACGTGTCGGCGGCGCTCGTGGGGGCCTCGCGCCCCGAGCAGCTCGACGACACCGTGAAGGCGTCCGGGGTGACGCTGGATGCCGACACGCTCGCCGCGATCGACGAGGCGCTGCTGCCGGTGGCGGAGACCGATCCCGAGAAGACCTACGAGTCCTCGCCGAGGCATCGGCTGACCGACTGA
- a CDS encoding response regulator transcription factor: MIRVLIADDHPVVRVGLAAVLEAVADVTVVGAVATGLDAVTAAAAADVVLMDLRMPELDGTAATARIRARHPHVRVLVLTTYETDDAILGAIGAGASGYLLKAAPEGELLAGVRAVARGEMALAPTVARALARQATAAPAPRLSGREHQVLELVAAGLSNRGIGERLHLGEATVKTHLLHVFAKLGVGDRTRAVTRAMELGIL; encoded by the coding sequence GTGATCCGGGTGCTGATCGCCGACGATCACCCCGTGGTGCGGGTGGGACTCGCGGCGGTGCTGGAGGCGGTCGCGGACGTGACGGTGGTGGGCGCGGTCGCCACGGGGCTCGACGCGGTCACCGCCGCCGCGGCGGCGGATGTCGTGCTCATGGACCTGCGGATGCCCGAGCTCGACGGCACGGCGGCGACCGCCCGCATCCGTGCCCGTCATCCGCACGTGCGGGTGCTGGTGCTGACGACCTACGAGACGGACGACGCGATCCTCGGCGCGATCGGCGCCGGAGCGAGCGGGTACCTCCTCAAGGCCGCGCCGGAGGGAGAGCTGCTGGCCGGCGTCCGCGCCGTCGCCCGGGGCGAGATGGCGCTCGCGCCGACCGTGGCTCGCGCGCTCGCCCGCCAGGCGACCGCGGCGCCGGCGCCGCGGCTGAGCGGACGGGAGCACCAGGTGCTGGAGCTCGTCGCGGCGGGTCTCAGCAACCGGGGGATCGGGGAACGACTGCACCTGGGGGAGGCGACCGTGAAGACGCACCTGCTGCACGTCTTCGCCAAGCTCGGCGTCGGCGATCGCACTCGCGCCGTCACGCGGGCGATGGAGCTCGGGATCCTCTGA
- a CDS encoding sensor histidine kinase, whose product MDAAACNVRAWLIAYGVIAALAASIALAAGVFSPETWGKSAAALLVLVVLSVVMVALLPRALPAAVREEAPGLRLLTMALTVVALLIAAALVPWIAMLQFWAYPLLWVLAGRPAAAIAASLLTALAVFAALTGFGADPLWLQAALTQTISFAASVVLGLWITGIQRYGRERDRLVDELTAAQQELAVLHRDAGVTAERERLSRELHDTLAQSLAGGVLLVQRARRRLRDGELDDAALALVEESVRSALTDTRDLVAGAAPPDLSGDGLARALSQVADRFRRETELDLDVRVGACPRLSREEEVALLRCAQEGLANVRNHAHAARATLELAAEGSGAVLVVGDDGDGFDPGAAAAGYGLPGLRARIEAIGGSFAVDGTPRAVRVVARVPGGGES is encoded by the coding sequence GTGGATGCCGCGGCCTGCAACGTGCGTGCCTGGCTCATCGCGTACGGGGTGATCGCCGCTCTCGCGGCGAGCATCGCCCTCGCGGCAGGCGTCTTCTCACCCGAGACGTGGGGGAAGAGCGCGGCGGCGCTGCTCGTCCTCGTGGTCTTGTCGGTGGTCATGGTCGCCCTTCTTCCGCGGGCGTTGCCGGCGGCGGTGCGCGAGGAGGCGCCGGGGCTCCGCCTCCTGACGATGGCGCTCACGGTCGTCGCTCTCCTGATCGCGGCGGCGCTCGTGCCATGGATAGCGATGCTGCAGTTCTGGGCATATCCGCTGCTGTGGGTGCTCGCCGGCAGGCCCGCGGCGGCCATCGCTGCGAGTCTGCTCACGGCGCTCGCCGTCTTCGCCGCCCTCACGGGGTTCGGCGCGGATCCGCTGTGGCTGCAGGCCGCGCTCACGCAGACGATCTCGTTCGCCGCCAGTGTCGTCCTCGGTCTCTGGATCACCGGCATCCAGCGGTACGGCCGGGAACGCGACCGCCTCGTCGACGAGCTGACCGCGGCCCAGCAGGAACTCGCGGTGCTGCACCGCGACGCGGGCGTCACGGCCGAGCGCGAACGGCTCTCGCGGGAGTTGCACGACACGCTCGCGCAGTCGCTCGCCGGCGGCGTGCTGCTCGTGCAGCGAGCGCGCCGCCGGCTTCGTGACGGCGAACTGGACGACGCCGCGCTCGCGCTCGTGGAGGAGTCGGTGCGCTCCGCGCTCACCGACACGCGCGACCTGGTCGCCGGCGCCGCCCCGCCGGACCTGAGCGGGGACGGTCTCGCCCGCGCGCTCTCGCAGGTCGCCGACCGCTTCCGGCGCGAGACGGAGCTGGACCTCGACGTGCGGGTGGGCGCCTGTCCGCGCCTGTCGCGAGAGGAGGAGGTCGCCCTGCTGCGGTGCGCCCAGGAGGGGCTCGCGAACGTTCGCAACCATGCGCATGCGGCCCGGGCCACCCTGGAGCTCGCGGCCGAGGGCTCCGGAGCCGTTCTGGTCGTGGGGGACGACGGCGACGGCTTCGACCCGGGAGCCGCCGCCGCGGGCTACGGCCTGCCCGGGCTGCGTGCCCGGATCGAGGCGATCGGCGGCTCGTTCGCGGTCGACGGGACGCCGCGAGCGGTCCGGGTGGTCGCGCGGGTCCCCGGCGGGGGCGAGTCGTGA
- a CDS encoding ABC transporter permease yields the protein MSAYVAPEADFGPARTLRLGLSRVRYEVRSYFRQLDSVFFTFLFPVLFLLIFAVAFASQNFGPPGHTIGSAQFYLPGMLAAGLLLSGLQNMSLDIAMERSDGTLKRLGGTPLGPAAYFIGKIGQVFVTGALQSALLIVVAGVAFGVPLPTDPARWATFAWVFLLGVTTCAVLGIGLSALPRSGRSATGVVVPIVLVLQFVSGVYIDFAALPTWLQNVASVFPLKWLAQGLRSVFLPESFAAGETVGSWQLPEVALVTGLWLVFGLAVVRVSFRWIRRDT from the coding sequence GTGAGCGCGTACGTGGCGCCGGAAGCCGACTTCGGACCGGCGCGCACCCTCCGGCTCGGTCTTTCCCGCGTCCGCTACGAGGTGCGCTCCTACTTCCGGCAGCTCGACTCGGTGTTCTTCACGTTCCTGTTCCCGGTGTTGTTCCTGCTCATCTTCGCGGTCGCGTTCGCCTCGCAGAACTTCGGCCCTCCCGGGCACACGATCGGCTCCGCGCAGTTCTACCTGCCGGGGATGCTCGCAGCCGGCCTGCTGCTGTCGGGGCTTCAGAACATGTCGCTCGACATCGCGATGGAGCGCAGCGACGGCACGTTGAAGCGCCTTGGCGGCACACCGCTCGGCCCCGCCGCGTACTTCATCGGCAAGATCGGCCAGGTCTTCGTGACGGGTGCACTGCAGTCGGCGCTGCTCATCGTGGTCGCCGGCGTCGCGTTCGGGGTTCCGCTGCCGACCGATCCGGCCCGCTGGGCGACGTTCGCCTGGGTGTTCCTCCTGGGCGTCACCACCTGCGCCGTGCTCGGGATCGGGCTCTCCGCACTCCCGCGCAGCGGCCGCAGCGCCACGGGCGTCGTCGTCCCGATCGTGCTCGTGCTGCAGTTCGTCTCGGGCGTCTACATCGACTTCGCCGCGCTGCCGACGTGGCTGCAGAACGTCGCGAGCGTCTTCCCGCTGAAGTGGCTGGCGCAGGGACTCCGGTCGGTGTTCCTGCCCGAGTCCTTCGCCGCGGGCGAGACCGTGGGATCCTGGCAACTGCCGGAGGTCGCGCTCGTCACCGGACTCTGGCTCGTCTTCGGCCTCGCCGTCGTGCGCGTGAGCTTTCGATGGATACGAAGGGACACATAG
- a CDS encoding ABC transporter ATP-binding protein — translation MTEPVIEVVDLRKTYRDGFEALRGIDLDIRRGETFALLGPNGAGKSTTIEILEGYRSRTSGGIRVLGVDPARGGGAWKARLGIVLQETGESPTATVRQLLRHVAGFYPHPRDVDGLIEAVGLSAKASTSVRRLSGGQRRRVDVALGIVGRPDLLFLDEPTTGFDPEVRRQFWDLIRELQSEGTTIVLTTHYLDEAAALSERAAIVVAGRIAARGPIGELGGQDARTPIVRWREGGIRREERAERPGELVARLVGASATEPEDLEVIRPSLEDVYLDLLARETAAA, via the coding sequence ATGACGGAACCCGTGATCGAGGTCGTAGACCTCCGCAAGACCTACCGTGATGGATTCGAGGCGTTGCGGGGCATCGATCTCGACATCCGGCGCGGTGAGACGTTCGCCCTGCTCGGCCCCAACGGGGCGGGCAAGAGCACGACCATCGAGATCCTGGAGGGATACCGCTCCCGCACGAGCGGCGGTATCCGGGTCCTGGGTGTCGATCCCGCCCGCGGCGGCGGCGCCTGGAAGGCGCGACTCGGGATCGTGCTCCAGGAGACGGGCGAGAGCCCGACGGCGACGGTCCGTCAGCTGTTGCGCCACGTCGCGGGCTTCTACCCGCACCCGCGCGATGTGGACGGGCTGATCGAGGCCGTGGGGCTCTCGGCGAAGGCGTCGACGAGCGTGCGACGGTTGTCCGGCGGGCAGCGTCGGCGAGTGGACGTCGCCCTCGGCATCGTGGGCCGACCCGATCTGCTGTTCCTCGATGAGCCGACGACGGGCTTCGATCCCGAGGTGCGGAGGCAGTTCTGGGACCTGATCCGCGAGCTCCAGTCCGAGGGCACGACCATCGTCCTCACGACCCACTATCTGGACGAGGCGGCTGCCCTGTCCGAGCGTGCGGCGATCGTCGTGGCCGGCAGGATCGCGGCCCGCGGTCCTATCGGTGAGCTCGGAGGCCAGGACGCGCGAACACCGATCGTCCGGTGGCGAGAGGGCGGGATACGGCGGGAGGAACGGGCCGAGCGGCCGGGCGAGCTCGTCGCGCGGCTCGTCGGGGCGAGCGCGACCGAACCGGAGGATCTCGAGGTCATCCGTCCCTCGCTCGAGGACGTCTACCTCGATCTGCTCGCGCGAGAGACGGCCGCCGCGTGA